Part of the Hippoglossus stenolepis isolate QCI-W04-F060 chromosome 4, HSTE1.2, whole genome shotgun sequence genome is shown below.
ttttttttacatgggcTAACCTGCTAAACTAGAAATACCGCAGTGGGGTTGTGTGCTctcaccaaccagtgcagtttcagtccacatatatatttttccagattcatataaggccaccgtgacctttgacgaCTCCTGGGATGGACATACGGAAGGACAACCCGAAAATATGATGCCGTCGCCAGCACAGATGCATAAAAAGGCAAATGACTCCTTCCCATAGCTTGTAGAGGAGTGTCATGAAGGGGTTATTGATATGTTATCACAGTCCAGGGCCAGAACCATTTCCATAGTGGGGATTAGATAGAGTCGTGGTCAGGGTGTGTATGACCCTAGCCAGGTAAGGACGTACCCCCACATTGGTCATGTTGTAATGTAGCATGGTGGTTCCAGCAATAAAACCAGTTCAATAgaagtttctgtttctgcatcTGATAATTGATATCCGAGGATATCAcaaggagtttgcctttctatTATTTGTCACGTCACGCAAcggaaactgagaagctctctctctctctctttgctgtctTGTCTGAGTTGCATCATGCATCATATGAAGATGAAAAAATGCTATAACACACTCCCAatatgtaaaaaacataaactaaacaaacattCATGGCTATTTATGTGCCGACACCTGCACAATCAAAGGCATGTCATAACGTTGTGCTGGGAAAGGTGCAGCGTCAGCATCTAGACTGTCAAaatcaagaagaagaaatgagtgAGTTCACCTAGGTGTCATGTATCCATCACTGCAGATCGGCGACAGAGACGATAAAAACTTGGGTCTACTgtagagtcatttgacccaggagCATATGCCAATTGTATCCATTCTTATTGcggacaaaagccagatgttggtgggttttttgacccGTGGAAAAAGGGGCTTCATCTTCACACGCCATTTCCTGTCACAGGGACTGACGGACTAGTTGCAGTACCTGTGCTATTAGACATTTCCCTTAATAAACCCAGTATATAGATAAGACAAGTGTGTTCTTCGCCCCTTGTAGTCTTTAATTAGAAGCAAATTCCACTATAAACCCAAAAGCTAAACTACTGACCTGGCCTGATGAGGATGTTCTCCACAGACAGCATGGCGGCCACAGGGAGTAGCAGATCCTGGCAACCGAGCGAGGCGGCTTTGAGCACGGCCCTGGTGAGGCCTGGTTGCAGCGGGAACTCCACCATCAGCTCCCCCAGCTGGGTCACTCTACCCCTCCTGCAGTCCAAGCACCAGACCCACAGAGCTCAGGAAACTTCAACAAGAAGAACTACTTCACCAAACACTTGGTCCACAGGTAAAACCACTCACCTGTCAATAGCATCGAATTGATAGAGCTGTTTTAGTGCTTCTAGAGTAAACCTCTCCTCTGGACAGTCCAGATAAGGAAACCTTAAAAAAATCAACTTATTATTTAAGACAGTAAAgtcttaataaataaattattaggAATTGGGaaaccaaacagacacagaatgGGGACCAGTGTACCTGATGACATCATGGACGCCCAGGCACTTGAGTGTGAGTACGACTGCTGTCAGACTTGTCCTCTGGATTTCTGGAACCGTGTATTCAGGCATGATCTTTTCCCAAAATTCCTTGGAATAGATCCGGAAGCATTTTCCCGCTGAGGTTCTTCCAGCTCGgcctgctctctgctgagccTCGCTCCTAATCACAGACGAAAATCCTTTTTCCTTAATGCCATTACTGTTggcaggaaaatgttttaaggagacatattatgctttttcagttttttctcccctttagtgttttatatgtgatttttttgttcATGCAATGGACTGCAAAGTTAAAAACCACAAAGTCCGcagtaaagggagctcctcatcaccacagaaaacactgttcATGAAGCTCCTGAAATGGCTCGTCAGTAATCCGGTCAATATTTCCACACCATCTTGATGTCCCACGTTTGCATAATGCAAGCCAAGTCATGTTCgaatgaggaaagtgatgtgttttctgaacattagagcaagTTTATTCAACCATTATTTAACCAGGAAAAGTCCTGTTGACTTTAAAAATCTCCGTGTCCATGTAAgcttttttaaagtaataacccaaattaaaattatgaacctgaatatgagcagaatatgtctcctttaaaacaaaactatatGCAGGTCTGAAATAATTGTACATTCGGCGTGACTCACTTTGAAATAGGCACCACCTCCAAGATATCCATGCCCACCCGTGAGTTGTGGTTGAGTTGCTTCACAAACCCGCTGTCTATGATGTACCTATAGAAGAAAGTGATGTTGGCTTTTCAGTGGCTTAACAAACATTTCAGTGATGTTGATTTAATGTTGCAATTTCATGGTTACATATGATAAAGCATTGACCACAGGCCTCACTCACTTTATACCATTGATAGTGAGAGATGTTGCTGCAATGTTAGTGGCCACTACACACTTTCTTATTCCCGGAGGCGGGGGCTGAAAGATCTGCCTCTGTTGCTCTAtgacaagaacacacacacaaaaaagcagaCACTAACTTCAATTTGTAAAAATCTATCTCGCAGTCAGGTGTAACAACCGTAGCAGTTGTGTGTTTACCAGTGGGCATGGATCCATAAAGCGGCAATATGAGAATACCGTCCACCGTCTGGTCCTGTACATCATAGCGATAGTCTATAGACTCTGCTTTTTCAAATAGCAAGTCACAGGCACGTTCAATCTCTGACTGACCTGTCAAACATAAAGAGAAATCATGTGGCTGATTTTGTCAGCATTAAGGGTTGAGTCCGTATTTATCAATTGTCgcatgtttataaatgtataaatacgACCTCACGTTGTATCAATCACGTTTACAGACAGACTCCAAAACTTTAATCTGACATTCAATTTTCGGATCAGGTTTCGATATGCTGTGTTTTTTGCATCCGTCACTTTTCAGAAAGTAGTTTGAGCACTCAGAGCTACCATATTTGTCCAGAATGTCATTTGAGAAGCTAACACATCTCACAAattagttttcttatttttaatatgCGGTATCAGTGCTGGTAACATATCAAATTGGACCACTGACATCCTGAAGTAGACTTTAAACCGACCAAAATAATTTCACAGCTCCTCGTTTAGAAGACGAAATTGTCCTTGTTCCTGGCGGCTTATCAGGTTTGGATGGACCCAATCATCTTTCTTGTGCAAAGTTTCTGTGCATGATGATTTTTATTGGATGACACGAATgaaaaaatacggacagaccTTTAAGGTTTAGTGTGATCTCAGGGCCTGATAATGGGAACTCACCGGTTAAGAACACAAGAATGTCCCCACACATCTCACTGGTGTGCACATCCAGGGCCACTTTCACCACCTGGGGAGCAAAGGCAGTCAGATGCAACCAACATCAACATTCAACAATCAATGTGAAAGTTAAAGTAATAGCCTTTCCCTGTaagaatcttaaaataaaaaagacttaaaTATAGTATATAATAGGGATGAAACAGTGTGCAACTTAAAGACTTACACACTGAGCTGAAGTGAAATGAGCAGCCCTCAGCATTATCACAATGTTCTAAAATAACTTACGAGCTCCACCAAGACTTTTGCAAAACTAAATTAtccttttatttacttatttaaggTTGTGATTAGTTAAAACTGCATTACTGgaattttttattgtaaaaaaatctaacaaaaaaaacaacttacatACTAAAGCCTTCTTCCTTTAGTGTTAGTGTTACACATTTGGTGTTGGCTATATTACTATTTTTactataaataattatattatttcattattatacCTCATTTAATTACTTTAGCTTGTGAATCAGTACTTCTTGAAAATGTTCAGGACATTTTAATAACACCACAATTATACTGATAATCGTGATAATTGTGGTCACTATAATGTTCACACTATTTCATCACTACTCCAAACATAAACTCAGTACCTCTTTTACATAACCAGTGCTTTCTACATCTTTTGGTCCCACGGCAGAACCAAATGTGCAGACCACAGGAAACGTCCTCCCAGGAATAACAAAGACGGGACAATCGCCGAGAAAGGCTGAAAGCTTGTCCGTTTCCAATGTAGCGGACATCACCACCACCTTCAGCGGAAAGGATCGACCCTTTGTGGCTTCAACGGGGTCGGAGAAGACTTTCTTCAATAAGCCCAGGAGGATATCCTgcagcaaatacaaacaaatacaaacacatgctcAGTGCAGGAATCCCATGCGTTGATGTACATTCAGTGAATATGTTGACTCACTGTGTTGAGGCTGCGTTCATGGACCTCATCCAAGATCACAACACTGTACTGAGACAGTCCAGGGTCTGCCAGAATCTCTCTGAGCAAACATCCGTCCGTCAGGTACTTCACAACCGTGTCCTGGCTCAAACACAGACCCACCTCCAAGTTATCAGACATTCACAATAAAGATGCTGGATTTTCTGCAGGGTCGTCCCATCTCTGCCTCTCACCTGTGATGTGCAATCATCAAAGCGCACTTGGTAGCCGACTTCTCTTCCCAGATTGCATTGCATCTCCTGGGCTACCCTCTGGGCCACTGTGATGGCAGCCACCCGGCGGGGCTGGGTGATGCCGATTTTGCCATTTTTACAAAAACCTATacggaagagaagagagaacatGAAATGGTTGATTTCTTTAGGTCAAATTGTATTTAGATTTTGTCTTTCAACGTAATAACTAATACTAATGTGTTTAGCAGTGGTGGTAACTCATATACAATACCAAATTATCAGGGATGGGGCTGCAGAATTGGTTCTTTACGGATCAAATCATCAACATTTTTGGGTCGCACCAtcagttttaaatgaaattgggcgttctgatttgttttctgcaggtactctgacttcctctctctgtcggTCCTGGGATACATTGGCAACCTGTGCAGGGTGTAACCCACCTCTTTCCCAATGTCACCTGGGATTGGCCTCAGCtccccccacgaccctcaaaggaagtggtatagataatggatggatggacagactTATGGAAGGTACATGTCTCTGATCTTAGTTAAGGGAGATATTGGCTCATGAAGTGATAACTTTTTAGGTGATTTTAACTGGTCATAACTCCTTTGATACAGGTCACAGAGAAATGGTTCTCATGTCGGTTTAAAGCTCCGTTCCAGCTCCATGTTTATCTAAACAGTTTGTAATGTCAGTATACAAAAAGAATCCTCATGGACCATCTCCAATGTACACATTCCCATACCGCCATGATACAATTGTGATGCACCACTAGGACGTCCCAGAAGTCCCCAAGACGTCATTAGCCTACGTCTACCATCCTTGTTATCTGACACACGTGATATTtggttgcatgtgtttgtcatgAGACCAAATCAACATGACAAGTTCAGATCTGTGATGGTGCGGCCCAGATGTGTGATGATGTTGACACGGACTGACCATAAGTGACATCTCACCAGCTTGATGCAGGAACTGTGGAAGCTGTGTGGTTTTCCCGCTGCCGGTCTCCCCGGTTACAACCAGAAAAGAGCTGGTTTTTACAGCCTcgatcagtttggttttgtgCCGATAGATCGGCAGGTTTGTTGACTCGGTGTCGTCCTTCCGGTCCCGTCTGGTTGATGTGGACATAACTGAAAGCGTTTACTGTGTGAGGAGATAAACAGTGAGCCCCACAGACACTATTACACTTCAAACTACACCTATTTCTTTCGCATTTATCATTTCAGAGGACACTAGTTCCGCAACTTCCGCAAACTAACCCGTTCTGCGTTCCTATTGGTCTAAAAATGAGCACGTGACCCAAATTCCTctaccaaaataaaagtctggcAGATTTATTAAAATCAAGTAAAACAAATCATACGAATTgaaaattaaaagtaattaataCATTAGTTAATGCAAATGACATAAGAGTAGTGATGTGTCCTTCCGTGTCGAGGCTTCGAAGCGTGTGTCGAGTAATCCAGGAAGATTTTTGTGAAGCCGGCCGTACCACGTGAAATGGTTCGCGGGTTTGGTGTGCGAATCGAAATATAAGGGGCAGCGAAACGCAATTGgcatcacaaacacatcacattcattaatttattcaattcaaagcttcacacaccaaagccatggtgtcattataatcactctgcctgttttacatttattgtccaCTTGATGGCACAGTAGAGCAAATGAAGCGCCATGAAGCTTCGGCCCATGAGTGAACCAATTGGATGGAaatttcaggcaaatgaattggcatttggagggctttaacatgctcaaattcttaccaaaatgaaaatttacgtattctggagtaattttaaatgggcgtggcaaaatggctcaacagcgcccccccgcgccccctggaacgtgttcacattgaccgatcttcacaaaaatcgatacacaggtgtatcatgaccagacaaacaaaaaagtctggaggggcactttgaaaaaagcaacaggaagcccgccattttgcatttagtagccattttggccatttttcaaatttttactttgacgaacttgtcccagggctttcatcagatcaacttcaaattgagatgagtgtcatctaaacaagatggagataaaaagtacctcaaagatcgattttttcgtcacacggtgtgaccgtggcacgtggcgtggcgtcaaggtttgattacacgccatcaaaacacgaggttctgtatctcggacatacatggaccaggattcaacaacaaattaaagccctcaaattctcaccaaTGTGCTCGggccaattattattattattattattgtaataataatattttttttattaattattattttatttgtatttattattattataataataattattattattataaaattgtttcaggcaaatgaattggctttttgaggtctttaattatttatttatatatttatttttagtattattattggTAAATAGGGGCACAGAGACACCATATCAATTAAttctttatttgaatataataagataaaacaagataaCAAAAGATAACATCAGGTTAGACTTTATTAATACGGTAGGGGATTCTTGTCCCAGCTATGTACCAATATTACAGTATCacaatatataattattattatttttttaattttttttcaggcaaatgaattggctttttgagggctttaattttGTATGAAACTCATTTGGTTTAGTTGGTAACAGAGTGTTTCTAATTAAAATCACAAGCTGTCTTTTCCCTCTTTGCTTTGGTTCCTCCTTAAGATATGTGAACTTTCTGTTCTTCGAGTAACTCATACCGATATGAGGTAAAGAATTGCAGGACACGTCGGGGGCATCGTGAGGTCCTGTGCATGTACAGCTGCCTGGGGAATGTTAATTcattctttaactttgtgagatGGAAAGGTTTTTTTAAGGGGGGCCTTGGTGGGGGTATGCGCTCTAAATGACATGTActagttttatttcactttcgTTTATCAGGCTGCATCATTTCCTGTCGATGGCTGGTGTGCATTTTTGTGGGTGTGTAGAGATTGAGCTGCATATTGTTGACAAAAGAAACTAAAGGTCACTCCTCAGACATTAAGATAGTATCGCACCATGGGGAACtttatgaaaaacgcaacaggaagcccgccattttgcatttagtggccattttgtcaatttttcacatttttactttgacgaacttgtcccagggctttcatcagatcaacttcaaattgagatgagtgtcatctgTGATATATGATGTTGTGATATGTGATGTGatatatgatgatgatggcttTACTGGTGCCATATGCTTGGCCCTATAGTATTtcaaaggatttgtatttcccttttggggctttttcagggcctagccatgctcaaattctcaccaaagcatgtgctcgggcccattattattattattataataataatatatatattttttattattattattattattattattattatttgttttttttattttatttttcaggcaaattaattggctttttgagggctttaacatgctccaatcattaccaaagtttgcagaaaattagaaagtggtgaaaatttacgtattctggagtcattttaaatgggcgtggcaaaatggcttaacagcgccccctggaacgcagcccctgagttcacattgaccgatcttcacaaaaatcgatacacaggtgtatcatgaccagacaaacaaaaaagtctcaaggggcattattataatatttatattcattaatattatataCTCTATATATAAGTAATATTGTTCAATTGAAATTCAGatcattcaaaaacaacagtcCTTTGATCCTTAGATGTCACATTTAGAACTCTTTATTGGCTTTGATATCAAAGCCTGTCTGTCTAtttgactctgcctttaatgctgttaaagttgaagaaagtttcttattgcactctgaccttgtgtgaggtaagtcatgtctccctctcttgaactctgtatttatccagcatgctaacctctacaattcaggctcataattcaagtttgaaatgatgctactgtaaaatatgaagctgctgctgttacctgctgctgttaaaggggacatagcatgcccattttaccacaagttgatatggttccttggggtcttaatgaaatgtctgtaacatactttggtcaaaataccacaaggatcatataaaacagcaccctttttaccctgtataaaacagccctccacagagtgacctgttttgagtgcctgttcctttaaatgctaatgagccagctcccctcccctccccccatgattttaaacgatataaattacatattttatatgatataaattatcaaatatgcatcccatactttgtattcccttgttgtcctggagttttaattttcccaatcacataattaaatgtcccctctgcccatccactacaagcacacaagcagacagacagagagaaagagagggggtgggggctatgaagaccatcatttaccccgaaccccgacattcaacgggtacaacaacaagcggagaaagcagaatcgcgggctgaccttatatatacagtctatggggctgaccagcggagaaatgctcgtcccgtgtgaacagccaggcggctgcgcgcttgagaacgctgcgctgcctgcagcggcgcttccgcgtccgtgtacccggcgtaactactgtaacccggcgaacagtagagctgaacactgcggaagtcttccacacagctggcagtgtggaagaccgctgcgaggcagcgcagcgccgttctcaagcgcgcagccgcctggctgttcacacgggacgagcatttctccgcgctggtcagccccatagactgtatatataaggtcagcccgtgattctgctttctccgcttgttgttgtacccgctgaatgtcggggttcgggggttacagtagtgctgaacactgcggaagtcttccacactgttggctgtgtggcgctgacacaaattccagctcacgcacgggagagcgagcggtcgctccgagcagctgctgcagcctcccagtcccaacgatccagacaaatgccacatgtgagtgaatcgcgggctgaccagcggagaaatgctcgtcccgtgtgaacagcccggctgcgcgcaggaacggcgctgcgctgcctcgcagccgcgcgctgcctccggtgtaaacccgaagtaacgagtgtgggggacgggacggggggggcaagaccatgtagggagacttccagttccttgttacgacacaatacccag
Proteins encoded:
- the dhx40 gene encoding probable ATP-dependent RNA helicase DHX40, translating into MSTSTRRDRKDDTESTNLPIYRHKTKLIEAVKTSSFLVVTGETGSGKTTQLPQFLHQAGFCKNGKIGITQPRRVAAITVAQRVAQEMQCNLGREVGYQVRFDDCTSQDTVVKYLTDGCLLREILADPGLSQYSVVILDEVHERSLNTDILLGLLKKVFSDPVEATKGRSFPLKVVVMSATLETDKLSAFLGDCPVFVIPGRTFPVVCTFGSAVGPKDVESTGYVKEVVKVALDVHTSEMCGDILVFLTGQSEIERACDLLFEKAESIDYRYDVQDQTVDGILILPLYGSMPTEQQRQIFQPPPPGIRKCVVATNIAATSLTINGIKYIIDSGFVKQLNHNSRVGMDILEVVPISKSEAQQRAGRAGRTSAGKCFRIYSKEFWEKIMPEYTVPEIQRTSLTAVVLTLKCLGVHDVIRFPYLDCPEERFTLEALKQLYQFDAIDRRGRVTQLGELMVEFPLQPGLTRAVLKAASLGCQDLLLPVAAMLSVENILIRPGHPEKQKEADKKHRGLANQSGSMNDFATLLSVFQSCKSSDRPSEWCKENWIHWRALKSAFSVETQLREILLRLQKKRDFPVETFDGNKNELFRRCLCTGYFTNVARRSMGNVFCTMDGHGSMVHIHPSSSLSDKEGELNWVIFHDMLVTSRVYIRTVCPVRYEWVKDLLPKLHEVDVYELSNVAREEVTDEEMIKWETKEAAKRQQEGSTEDVLIKHEKRNNEASVSDARARYLQRKQQRLQNKTL